From one Trifolium pratense cultivar HEN17-A07 linkage group LG1, ARS_RC_1.1, whole genome shotgun sequence genomic stretch:
- the LOC123888021 gene encoding metacaspase-6-like translates to MSLKTKKFESYSSSSSVGKKRALLIGLRYDQPQMIYTWDDCLEVEQFLIEKFNFPRENIDRQLDLRIFDNEDDKLTNITLEYKIKTFLEETKSGDVSILFVSGHGGNPKSEEGPGLIAAVDYQVLEVNDLIVHVKELPKDTKFLFIIDACFGANFMKLFSENVVMMLSSKETEESKGSIWYGSHSTNAFLHCVVRDSETTLEELLELIKIN, encoded by the exons ATGAGTCTTAAAACTAAGAAATTTGAatcatattcttcttcttcatctgtTGGCAAAAAGAGAGCACTTCTAATTGGGTTGAGATATGATCAGCCCCAAATGATCTATACATGGGATGATTGTTTAGAAGTTGAACAATTTTTGatagaaaaatttaattttcctCGAGAAAATATAGATAGGCAGTTAGATCTTAGGATATTTGACAATGAAGATGATAAGTTAACAAATATTACACTggagtataaaataaaaacatttcttGAAGAAACAAAAAGCGGAGATGTTTCAATTCTCTTTGTGAGTGGACACGGAGGAAATCCAAAATCAGAGGAAGGTCCAGGTTTAATTGCTGCCGTCGATTATCAAGTCTTGGAag TTAATGATCTCATAGTACACGTGAAAGAGTTGCCCAAAGATACAAAGTTTCTATTTATTATAGATGCTTGTTTTGGAGCCAATTTCATGAAGTTGTTTAGTGAAAATGTTGTTATGATGCTTTCTTCAAAAGAAACAGAAGAATCCAAGGGTAGCATTTGGTATGGTTCGCATTCTACCAATGCTTTTTTGCACTGTGTTGTGAGAGATTCTGAGACAACATTAGAAGAGTTATTAGAGCTTATTAAgataaattaa